AGCAATGAGCCCATCCTGAGATCTTAGAAATAAATTAAATAAGATTCAGGTTCAGCATCTTTAAAAAAAATCCTGTATTTTTGGCAGGCATTTTGAGAAGCCAAAGCGTCAATTTTAAAGTGGATTTATGAAAAAAACGTTTTTCTTCCTGGTTTTATTTCTTCTTGGCTTGGTTGTTATTGCGCAGAATGACGAGGGCAAATTGCGTAAGCTCCCTTCAGTGATGATAAAAAATGTGAGGGGCGAAAATTTCAACACGGCCGACATCTCCAATAACGGCAAGCCTGTCATCATCAGTTTCTGGGCTTTATGGTGCAAGCCATGCATCAAAGAATTGACGACCATTGCGGATGTTTATGATGATTGGCGTGAAGAAACCGGCGTTAAGCTCATCGCTGTGTCAATAGATGATGCCAGGTCATCGTCGAATGTGCAGCCGACGGTGAATGGAAAAGGATGGGAATATGAAGTCATTTTAGACCAGAATGGTGATTTCAAGCGTGCCATGAACGTCGGCGTCATTCCCCATACTTTTTTGGTGAATGGCAAAGGTGAGATCGTCTGGCAGCACACCTCTTTTGTTGAAGGAGGCGAACTGGAACTCATCGGCAAGGTCAGGGCATTGATCGCCGGTCAACCCTTGGAGTGAAAAATATCATCCTCTACTATATTTAATTGTTACTATGCAACGGAAAAGAGTTTTACCCCGGAAATTCCTTTTTGCCATTTTCCTGATTATCCCATTTCTGTCAAATGCGCAGAGTTTTCTGGAACAGAGTAAGGTCAGCGGAAATTTTGAGGCCGACGTTCAGACCTATCAGCCTGATGTCGATTTAGGTATAACCGACTCGACCATCAACGGCGAAAAGATCGGCTTGAACGGATTCGGAAATGTTATTTATACCTTGGGAGATTTTTCGGCAGGGCTCAGGTTCGAAACCTACCTGAAGCCTATTGCCGGTTATGACAGGGAATATGAGGGTTTAGGCATTCCATACTGGTTTGCCAATTACAGGAAGTACAACCTTGAAGTGACACTGGGAAATGTGTATGACCAGTTTGGCAGCGGGCTGGTGTTCAGGTCCTATGAACAGTGGGATCTTGGTTATGATAATGCAGTGCAGGGACTGGGGCTGAAGTATACTCCTTCAAAAGGTATTTTGCTTAAAGGTATCATCGGCTCGCAAAGGTATTACTGGGTCAAATACAAACCCGGTGACAGGGGATATGTGAGAGGTCTGGATGCTGAATTTACCCTGAATGATATTTTTAAGGGGTGGCAGGAAAATAAAACCAGGATCATCCTGGGTGGCAGCGCTGTGAGCAAATATCAGAAAGATGATCCCACATTTAAGTTTAAGCTCCCTGAAAACGTCGCTGCTTTTGCCGGGAGACTCAACGTCACCCGGGGAAAATACAACATCCAGGGTGAATATGCCTATAAAATAAATGATCCTTCAGCCTTCAATAATTTCATCTTCAAAAAAGGACAAGCTGTTTTCCTGACAGGATCTTATTCGACAAAGGGCCTCGGCATCTCCCTTTTCGCCAAGTGGATCGATAATATGAGCTATAAAACTGACCGGAGGGTGATAAAAAATGGACTGGACATCAGCTTTATCCCACCGCTCACCAAGCAGCACAACTATACCCTTGAGTCGATATATCCTTATGCATCACAACCCAACGGAGAATTTGACGTTATGGCTCAGGTTACCTATACCATCCCAAAGAAATCGAAATTAGGCGGAAAATACGGTACAACAATATCCTTACTATTCTCCCAGGCTAATTCCATTAAGAAAAATATGCTCAATGATACGACGCCTGTTAGTGAAAGAGGAACGTTGGGCTATAAGAGCCCCTTTTTCAAACCCGGTAATGAGTTGTATTTTCAGGATATGGACTTTGAGATTACTAGGAAAATCAGCGATAAATTCAAAGTCAATTTTGAATACATGTACCATTCCTATAACCAGGAGGTTATGGAAGGCCATGGAAGTATGGTTTATGCACATATTGCCGTTGCTGACATGACGTATAAGTTCACGCCGACCAAATCTCTCAGGATGGAATTGCAATATTTGGGAACAAAACAGGATAAGGGTGATTGGGGTCTGGCATTGCTGGAATACACCATAGCTCCCAAGTGGTTTTTCACTATCCAGGACCAGTTCAATTTCAATCGTCCCGATGGAGGTGATCCGGTACATTACTATTATGGAGCCCTGGGATTCACCCATGAAACGAATCGTATATCACTGGCTTATGGCCGGCAGCGTGAGGGCCTGCTATGCGTGGGAGGTGTCTGCCGCCAGGTGCCTGCTGCCAGCGGATTTATGCTGACTATTACGAGTAGCTTCTAAATCCCCGCACTAAAGTGTGGGGCTAAGTAATAGGATAAATAGACTATTGA
This sequence is a window from Bacteroidota bacterium. Protein-coding genes within it:
- a CDS encoding DUF6029 family protein, with translation MQRKRVLPRKFLFAIFLIIPFLSNAQSFLEQSKVSGNFEADVQTYQPDVDLGITDSTINGEKIGLNGFGNVIYTLGDFSAGLRFETYLKPIAGYDREYEGLGIPYWFANYRKYNLEVTLGNVYDQFGSGLVFRSYEQWDLGYDNAVQGLGLKYTPSKGILLKGIIGSQRYYWVKYKPGDRGYVRGLDAEFTLNDIFKGWQENKTRIILGGSAVSKYQKDDPTFKFKLPENVAAFAGRLNVTRGKYNIQGEYAYKINDPSAFNNFIFKKGQAVFLTGSYSTKGLGISLFAKWIDNMSYKTDRRVIKNGLDISFIPPLTKQHNYTLESIYPYASQPNGEFDVMAQVTYTIPKKSKLGGKYGTTISLLFSQANSIKKNMLNDTTPVSERGTLGYKSPFFKPGNELYFQDMDFEITRKISDKFKVNFEYMYHSYNQEVMEGHGSMVYAHIAVADMTYKFTPTKSLRMELQYLGTKQDKGDWGLALLEYTIAPKWFFTIQDQFNFNRPDGGDPVHYYYGALGFTHETNRISLAYGRQREGLLCVGGVCRQVPAASGFMLTITSSF
- a CDS encoding TlpA disulfide reductase family protein, giving the protein MKKTFFFLVLFLLGLVVIAQNDEGKLRKLPSVMIKNVRGENFNTADISNNGKPVIISFWALWCKPCIKELTTIADVYDDWREETGVKLIAVSIDDARSSSNVQPTVNGKGWEYEVILDQNGDFKRAMNVGVIPHTFLVNGKGEIVWQHTSFVEGGELELIGKVRALIAGQPLE